The DNA window gataaataaaatcatagGTTCCTTTATGGTGTTCATCAATTGCGGCCAAGAGCATCTTCGAAGTATACCTGTCATCAGCATCAAATGACCATGTTAACTCATGAATGGATCAGCAAGCGATATATTGAATGGAAAAACTTTTTATAATCCTAATATCCTAATAGTAGCGTGGATTACATGTTAATGGTTCATAAAACATGGTTAAAACTATAATCGCATAGCAATTAGAGGGAAAATGGACAGAGCTGAAATTAAGTTTTATATACTTGTTAGGAATATTCTTTATCATAAGAGTTGTTCGGTTGTCTTCTCCTTGGCGTATGGAATCTAAATCAAGTTCATACTGTTTCTTGTCAGCCTGATTAATACTCCCTTCATTTCTGCGGCTCCTAGCACGTTCATTTGGAGAATCATATGAATTAGCCATAGGACTCATTTGGTTCCGGCCTGGAAAAACCGGAGATCTTTGGTGGTGAGGTGGGAGTCCCACATTTTTAGGTGGAGTTGACAAATCCATATAGTTTCCAGCAAAACGAGGAAACATGTTAGGAGAGAACATGTTAGGAGAGATAAGTTCTATAGGGTGCACTGAATTATCAGAAATTCTCAAGCTCCCAAGAGAACCTGGATGAAAGCCAGTCTCAGGTGATTCCCCTCCATAAGCACGTCGCCTTTCCCAAAGAGAACGATTGCTAGTCGGGGCTGATCCCACATGGTGGTTAGTTACAGGTATGACACAATTTAGAGCAGGAGGTGGTGCTCTAGGAGGTCCATGTGGCCGTGGTGAGGGATGACCCATGGAAACTCCATTAACAAACGCTGGTGATTTTGGACACATATTGCCAGGGGACTTCAGGTGATAAGAGTTACCCCATGAATACTGATGTCCAGGCAGAGAAGAGCTTCCATTAACAGCACATCCGAAACCTGGAAAAAAAGGAACATTGAATTTACCAAAACAAAAaagcattaaaaaaaaatgaatgcaaTTGACTGCTAGGCTTGCCTCCATCATTGAATTCAATCGAGTTCCCATTAGAGCTAATTCTTTGTAACTGCCTGCTATCATTTCTTTCATGTGGATTTGTACTCATATTTAAAGCCATGCTTCCAGGAGAACCACAGCAAATAACACTCTTTAAACCATCGCAATATTCTGGAAGTGAATGAGGATGAAAATTTGGTGAGACTTGAGCATCGTATTTTAATTGATTCCTTGCATGACCAGGCTCAGCAATGCCAGCGGATTCAGTTCTCAAGAGAGAGGACAAGCTGTTAGGAAACCTAGGTGAAATTCCATGATGAAATGCAGATTCCATATATCGGGCTTGCGTAGGAGAGGGTAATCCCAGTTTAGGTCCACTATCCATGCCATTGGAAATAATTGGGCTATGTGAAACTGTTCCTGTTAACAATGCTACATGAGTAAACTTAGACAATGATATTCAATAACCATGATGACTTATTGGCAATAACCCTACCAGGGAACCCAGCAGTAAAATTATTGGGAGGGCTACTCTGCTTCATATAAGAGCCACAATCATCTTGTTCCAACTTGGGAGAAATCTGTTGTAACAAACTGCAGCCAGAAAAACGCACACTTCAATGATGGATCAAAAACAACTTAAGAGTTACTTCCAGGATAAAATACATGGTAGCTAGTGCTGTTATCCCTCAAGTATTGACATTAAAGAGCAAGCAAACAGCATTGTCTTGAGGCTTGCTCAGGTGTTAGAGAATTCAGCTTAGCTTAGACCTGAACTTCTAATCTTGTCTGAAAAAGGAAGCTTAAACATGTTTGTATATAGTAAGACTCAGAAAATTTATTCTTTTCTCCTTACAACTAGTTATAACTGAAAGAGTAAATTTTTCTTCCACCTACGTGTggatagaaaaatatttgtgtTCTACCCATCtaaatttgataataaattcagataaattaaaacaatGGGGGGAAGAAAAAACATGGAAGATAATGATGAATGCAGAGTAAATATGGTCGGACAATACCGTCTTGAATCCCCAGGACGGCATGGCTCAAGTTTGATCCGCTTCCCTGTAATATCACTCCTGTTTGATGCACGAAGAGCCTCCTCTGCAGCTCTAACATCATAAAATTCGATGAATTTCTGATGACTTCTGTTTGAGGTCTCGCGAATCTGCATTGAAGTCAAAACATAGATTCATGCTTTACACATAGCTGctcttttatttaatgtttaaaattctTACCTCCTTAATATCtccaaaaacactaaaaattcgATGAAGTTCATTGTTTGAAATGGAAGCGTCAAGATTTAAAGCAACCAGAGTCCCCTGACTGATATCTTTTTCTGAGGGATTGTCCTGAGAGGAATAACAATAGGAAAAGAATCATGCAACAGGATTGTGCAGATTTAACACAAACCCAAAATATCATACAAATAAAACTGGGAATTTTGCTAACAGCCTACAAAAATGAAACTTAATAAAGGCAAAATCATAATCAGGAAGGATTATTAGAAGCTCACTTTTGGGATTGAATAATGAATGTCAAGTTTCCGACGCCTCAAAGGAGTATCCTGGAGTTGTTCCTTTGCGTTGCTTGCAGCTCTAATATCATAATAGGATATCATAACAAAACCACGATGCTTGCAAGATGTATAAAGAGTGCGGATGTCTCCATATTGCTGCACATTTGTATGAAAGGATTTGCAAGAGGCACAATGTTCATGTAAGACAAATATCTCATGTAAAGGAAACACATATACTGCAAagtaaatgataaaaaatataacacaCCTCAAACAGGGCTCTCAACTCGGACTCTTCAACGTTGCTATTTATGTTTCTCACAAAAAGTGTCCTAGATGGTTGTTCGCCAAAGGGATGTTCTCCGGCTATTGATCCATTAGAGTATCCTAGCTGACCATTAGAAACTCCTCCGTCCTCTCCTAAATCAAGTCCACCAACACTACTAAAAAAGTCTATATCTTCCACATCATCTTTACCACTGGATTTGATAATAGTGTCCAATTTATCAGTCATCCCACTAAACAAGTCTTCATCAGTGGGGAGAAGATTCCCGATGGTTTGAGCCTCAATTTCTTCAAGAGATTCGAAAGGCTCCTCTTCCTCAAAATGGGAGGCGACGGTATCAACAGAGTGTCCATATAGAATATTATTTGAGGCAAATCTCACTGTATCAGAAATATGATCCCCACATTAAATTAGCAAGCAATATTCAAAAGAGAATTTAGAAGTCAAACCTATAATTCGGAAAATGCTTGCATGTGGgaaataatatgaattttaagAATTCTAGTTAATACATACGTGTATATATGTGAAGGAATGGAATAAATGTTTACATAAAAGAACACTAATAAGGGAAAGAAACATACTCTTTCTACTGAATAATTCAACTAATGAGCTTGAAAAGAGACTATTCTCATACGGAGTAGCAATCATGCCAGTTTTGACACCTTCAGAATGATAAGATGCTGGCCGTCCATTCAAACTGGATCTAGTCCCCGGGTCCTGAACCACTGGTCTCAGAAA is part of the Mercurialis annua linkage group LG3, ddMerAnnu1.2, whole genome shotgun sequence genome and encodes:
- the LOC126672096 gene encoding protein MEI2-like 4 isoform X2; the encoded protein is MIMPSETMDFFSTDSTFPSERQVGFWKSDGMSDHYAAGKSVAMSPLENLGAVECQSAKSFELHHPYLMHDQKLNHSLGRFVVGTESAVSQSSTFLRPVVQDPGTRSSLNGRPASYHSEGVKTGMIATPYENSLFSSSLVELFSRKMRFASNNILYGHSVDTVASHFEEEEPFESLEEIEAQTIGNLLPTDEDLFSGMTDKLDTIIKSSGKDDVEDIDFFSSVGGLDLGEDGGVSNGQLGYSNGSIAGEHPFGEQPSRTLFVRNINSNVEESELRALFEQYGDIRTLYTSCKHRGFVMISYYDIRAASNAKEQLQDTPLRRRKLDIHYSIPKDNPSEKDISQGTLVALNLDASISNNELHRIFSVFGDIKEIRETSNRSHQKFIEFYDVRAAEEALRASNRSDITGKRIKLEPCRPGDSRRLLQQISPKLEQDDCGSYMKQSSPPNNFTAGFPVSHSPIISNGMDSGPKLGLPSPTQARYMESAFHHGISPRFPNSLSSLLRTESAGIAEPGHARNQLKYDAQVSPNFHPHSLPEYCDGLKSVICCGSPGSMALNMSTNPHERNDSRQLQRISSNGNSIEFNDGGFGCAVNGSSSLPGHQYSWGNSYHLKSPGNMCPKSPAFVNGVSMGHPSPRPHGPPRAPPPALNCVIPVTNHHVGSAPTSNRSLWERRRAYGGESPETGFHPGSLGSLRISDNSVHPIELISPNMFSPNMFPRFAGNYMDLSTPPKNVGLPPHHQRSPVFPGRNQMSPMANSYDSPNERARSRRNEGSINQADKKQYELDLDSIRQGEDNRTTLMIKNIPNKYTSKMLLAAIDEHHKGTYDFIYLPIDFKNKCNVGYAFINMTEPIQIVPFYQAFNGKKWDKFNSEKVASLAYARIQGKASLIAHFQNSSLMNEDKRCRPILFTTDGPNAGDQVPFPMGVNVRTRPGKSKSISQEEMYSYMANKEDSLSGYASSGTEKESD
- the LOC126672096 gene encoding protein MEI2-like 4 isoform X1 codes for the protein MIMPSETMDFFSTDSTFPSERQVGFWKSDGMSDHYAAGKSVAMSPLENLGAVECQSAKSFELHHPYLMHDQKLNHSLGRFVVGTESAVSQSSTFLRPVVQDPGTRSSLNGRPASYHSEGVKTGMIATPYENSLFSSSLVELFSRKMRFASNNILYGHSVDTVASHFEEEEPFESLEEIEAQTIGNLLPTDEDLFSGMTDKLDTIIKSSGKDDVEDIDFFSSVGGLDLGEDGGVSNGQLGYSNGSIAGEHPFGEQPSRTLFVRNINSNVEESELRALFEQYGDIRTLYTSCKHRGFVMISYYDIRAASNAKEQLQDTPLRRRKLDIHYSIPKDNPSEKDISQGTLVALNLDASISNNELHRIFSVFGDIKEIRETSNRSHQKFIEFYDVRAAEEALRASNRSDITGKRIKLEPCRPGDSRRLLQQISPKLEQDDCGSYMKQSSPPNNFTAGFPGTVSHSPIISNGMDSGPKLGLPSPTQARYMESAFHHGISPRFPNSLSSLLRTESAGIAEPGHARNQLKYDAQVSPNFHPHSLPEYCDGLKSVICCGSPGSMALNMSTNPHERNDSRQLQRISSNGNSIEFNDGGFGCAVNGSSSLPGHQYSWGNSYHLKSPGNMCPKSPAFVNGVSMGHPSPRPHGPPRAPPPALNCVIPVTNHHVGSAPTSNRSLWERRRAYGGESPETGFHPGSLGSLRISDNSVHPIELISPNMFSPNMFPRFAGNYMDLSTPPKNVGLPPHHQRSPVFPGRNQMSPMANSYDSPNERARSRRNEGSINQADKKQYELDLDSIRQGEDNRTTLMIKNIPNKYTSKMLLAAIDEHHKGTYDFIYLPIDFKNKCNVGYAFINMTEPIQIVPFYQAFNGKKWDKFNSEKVASLAYARIQGKASLIAHFQNSSLMNEDKRCRPILFTTDGPNAGDQVPFPMGVNVRTRPGKSKSISQEEMYSYMANKEDSLSGYASSGTEKESD